The Kosakonia sp. SMBL-WEM22 sequence GCGGCATTAAATCCTCATCTTCTTCGTTGTAGCTGAACTGGCGCGTTGCGGTGACCAGCTCCTCTAAGTTCTCAATACGCGTCTGGCCTTTCTCGCCCTTCTCCTGCTCGTACATCGCGCGCAGGCCGGAATCGCTAATCACCCGGTCAGTTTGCACATGCAGCGGCATATCCGCCGTCTCCTGCGCCAGCGCGTCAATTAGCTCAAGAAAACGCTGTAACGCGCCCGCTGCGCGACCCGCCAGCGCTTTCTCCTGTAACAGCTCGCGGGTCGCCTGCCACAGCGTCAGCTGACGCTCACGAGAGGTCTGGCGAACCACGTCGAGGGTGCGATCGCCAATGCCGCGCGTCGGCGTATTAACGACGCGCTCATATGCCGCGTCGTCGTTACGGTTAGCGATCAGGCGCAGATAGGCGAGCGCATCTTTGATCTCCTGCCGCTCGAAGAAGCGCATGCCACCATAGATGCGGTAGGGCATGCTCGCCTGCAGTAACGCCTCTTCCAGCACGCGCGACTGGGCGTTACTGCGATAGAGAATGGCGCACTGCGTCAGCTGGCCGCCATCGTCCTGCCAGGCTTTGATGCGATTGACAACAAAACGCGCCTCATCCAGCTCGTTAAACGCGCAGTAGAGGGAGATCGGCTCGCCGTTGGATCCTTCGGTCCACAGCTTTTTCCCCAGACGCCCGTTGTTGTTCTCAATCAGGGCGTTGGCGGCGCTCAGAATATTGCTGGTGGAGCGGTAGTTCTGCTCCAGGCGAATGGTTTGCGCACCGGGAAAATCGGTGAGGAAGCGCTGGATGTTCTCCACCTGCGCGCCGCGCCAGCCGTAGATTGACTGGTCATCGTCGCCGACGATCATCACCTTGCCGGTATCGCCCGCCAGCAGACGGATCCATGCGTACTGAATGTTGTTAGTATCCTGGAACTCATCGACCAGGATATTGGTAAAGCGTTCGCGATAGTGCTGCAGAATATGCGGTTTGTTCAGCCACAGCTCGTGGGCGCGCAGCAGCAGCTCCGCAAAATCGACCAGCCCGGCGCGATCGCACGCCTCCTGATAGGCCTGGTAGACCTTCTGCCAGGTCTGCTCTACCGGATTGCCGAAGCTTTGAATGTGGTGCGGGCGAATGCCCTCATCCTTCTGACCGTTGATGTAGTACATCCCCTGCCGCGCTGGCCACTGCTTCTCATCAAGGTTCATCGCTTTGATCAGGCGCTTGAGCAGGCGCAGCTGATCTTCGCTATCGAGGATCTGGAAATCCTGCGGCAGCTTCGCGTCCATATGGTGTGCGCGCAGCAGCCGGTGCGCCAGACCGTGGAAGGTGCCGACCCACATGCCGCCCTGGGTGGTGCCCATCAACTGGCCGATACGGTGGCGCATCTCCGCCGCCGCTTTGTTGGTAAAGGTGACCGCCATAATCGAGAAGGGCGAACAGTTCTCCACGGTCATCAGCCATGCGATACGGTGCACCAGCACGCGCGTCTTGCCGCTTCCCGCTCCCGCCAGCACCAGCATATTGCTGCGTGTCGCCGCTACGGCGTCGCGCTGTTTGTCATTGAGGCTGTCGAGCAGATAAGAAACGTCCATAGGTACCGTCGCGTAGTCATCAGGAATTGAACAAAACGCCGGTGGCGCTTCGCGTACCAGGGTCCGGTTTGCGTGGACGCATTCGCGCCGCGCCCGCCACCAAAACCCTGGTATTTTATACAGAACAATGGGTGATTATATCAGCGTAGTGAGGGATGCCAACCGCGAAATTTCCATATGCGGCAACAGGCGGCTGTCGCTGGCTTGCAGCAGATCTGCGCCCTCGGGTTTGATCCAGCAGGCCTGCATGCCACAGCGGATCGCGCCCGCAACGTCGGTAGTGAGATCGTCGCCAACGTGCAGAATGTTGCCAATGGGCACGCCAAGACGCTCTGCGGCGCGGTGATACATATCGCTGAAGGGTTTTGAACGCCCATCCGGCCCGGCGCGCAGGACAAATTTAAAATAGTCGCCGAGCCCGAACAGCTCCGGCTGCGCATTGCCGTTGGTGATCGCCACCAGCGGCCACTTCTCTGCCAGCTTCGCCAGCGTGTCGTGAGTCTCTTCCGGGACATCAATACGGCTGCGCCAGTGCGCAAAGTTGGCCATTGCCGCTTCTGCACCGGCTGCGGCCTCGTCTGCCGTCAGCCCGGCATCAAGCATGGCGCGCTCAACGGCGCGCCGCCGCCACTCGGTGACATCGTGATAGATATCCGGCTCGGTTTCGCGCAGCGACTGGCGCAGGCGCTTAAATTCGCTGTTCTCCAGCGTCGAGAGCGCCGGGTGGTAGCCCTGCAAAAAGGTCAGTGACTCCTGCTCTGTACGCTGGATCACTAGCCGGTTGTCATAAAGGGTGTCGTCCAGGTCGAAGGTGATCGCAGAGATCTCGCCTGGTGGGCGGTAAAAACGCATTATTTCCCCCGTTTTGCGCGCGGATGCGCCGCATCGTAGACCGAAGCAAGGTGTTGAAAATCAAGATGGGTATAGATCTGGGTGGTGGATAAATTGGCGTGGCCGAGCAGCTCCTGCACGCCGCGCAGATCGCCGCTCGACTCCAGCATATGGGTGGCAAAGGAGTGGCGCAGCTTATGCGGGTGCACATGGCTGTTCAGCCCCTGCTTAATGCCCCACTCGGCAAACCGTTTCTGCACATTGCGCGCCGAGATGCGCTTGCCAAGCTTTGAGAGGAAGAGCGCATCATCCTGCGCACCAAACAGTTCGCGCAGATCGAGCCAGTGCTCCACCCAGCTCACCGCATTGCGGCCAATCGGCACGCGGCGCTCTTTGCTGCCTTTGCCGAGCACCCACACTTCGCCGCTCTCCAGATCGAGGTGTTTGATATCGAGATTGACCAGTTCCGACAGACGCAGGCCCGCGCCGTACATCACTTCCAGCATCGCGCGGTCGCGCACCGCCAGCGGATCGTTAATGTCGATCTCCAGCAAACGGCTTACATCATCGACATCGATATTTTTCGGCAGATGGCGTGCGGCTTTCGGTGCGGAGACCCCTTTCGCCGGGTTGGCGGGCAGCTCGCCCTGGCTCACCAGCCAGTCGAAGAAGCTGCGCAGGGCGGAGAGCCGTAGCGCGAGACTCGCCGCACCCAGCCCTTTGCGGCGGCTGCGGGTGGCAATCGATCGCACCGTCGCGGCATCGCACTGTTGCCAGCTTTTGAGCCCAAGATCGCCTGCCATCGCCATAATGGCGTCCAGCTGGCGCTGATAGTTGCGCAGGGTGATCGGGCTGAGCTGGCGCTCAACGCCGAGGTAACGTAAAAAGCGGGTAACGAGCGGAAAGAGCGGCGAAGCGGTCATGCGCGCGCGATCCAGCGCTCGAGCAGATCTGGCAGCATCTGCGCGATCTCCTCCAGCAGTTGGGTACCCTGGCCATGTTGATAATGGTGCGGATCGCGGCTGCTGAACAGCACCACGCCGAGCGATCCATCCTGCCCCATTAGCGACATCGCGACAGAACCGATGGCTTTCGCTTCCGGCAGCAGCAGCAACAGCTCCGGCCCGTTGAGCGATCCCAGGTAGTGATGCTGGTGACCAAGGCGCTGAATGCGCAGCGGCTCAAAGGCCTGCCGGGAGAGAGAGAGATGGGTGTAGCGCGACGGCGCGCCGAGACGCCAGCGATCCGGAAAGAGGCGCACCGTGGCACCCGCCAGCCCTAAATCGCGCGCCCAGCGGTGCAGGCGGTTCAGCATCTCATCCAGGCTTGGCGCGGAAGCCAGCCGACTTTGCAGGCGCAGCAGGCGATAAAAGAGCCCTTCATTGGCGCTTGCCTGCTCCATCAGCAGCGTCATGTTCTCTTCCAGCACGTTGATGTGGTTGCGCGAACGCGCCATGTGCCACTCCACCAGCGAAACCGTGTCGCGCACCGCATGCGGCACACGCATCTGTTCCACCAGCCGCGCGTTACGGATAAAGAAGTCAGGATGACGCACCAAATAATCAGCGACGGTCTGATCTTCCAGCTCCGTCAGCGTCTCCTGCAATTCTTCCCCTGGTTGCTTCATAGATGAATAAACCCGTCATAGACATGTGCCGCCGGGCCAGTCATGTACAGCGGTTGGCCCGGGCCTTTCCAGGCGATATCAAGTCGACCGCCCGGTAACTCCACACGAACGCTTTCCGCCAGCAAGCCTTGCTGAATGCCGACGGCAACGGCTGCGCAGGCACCGCTTCCGCACGCCTGCGTTTCACCTGCGCCGCGCTCGAAAACGCGCAGGCGGATATGATCGGTTTTGATGACCTGCATAAAGCCGATATTGGCGCGTTCAGGAAAACGCTCATGGCTCTCCAGCACCGGTCCCAGCGTCTCTACCGGCGCGTTTTCCACGCTATCGACCTGGATAACACAGTGCGGGTTGCCCATCGATACGACGCCACAGAGCACGGTTTGTTCCGCCGCGCGCATAATATAGGTCTTCTCAGCTTTGTTTGCGCGAAACGGCACTTGCGACGGTTCGAAGTTCGGCTCGCCCATGTTTACGCGTACCAGTTCATCTTCCGTTACGCTCAATACCATACGCCCGTTCGCCGTACTGACGCGAATGTCACGTTTATTGGTCAAACCTTTCAGACGCACAAAGCGGGCGAAGCAGCGCGCGCCGTTGCCGCACTGGGACACTTCGCTGCCGTCAGCGTTGAAAATACGGTAGTGAAAATCGAGCTCGGGATCGTAAGGAGGCTCAACCACCAGCAGCTGGTCGAAGCCGACGCCAAGATGGCGATCCGCCAGACGACGGATCAACTCCGGGGAGAAAAAGAGATTCTGCGTCACCGCGTCGACGACCATAAAATCGTTGCCAAGGCCATGCATCTTTGAGAACTGCATTATCTACTCCATTTACGCGGGTACAGAGCGGTAACGTCAATAATTCACCTGAGTCGGCGAGCCGGTATCGCCCCGATCGTTACTATCCGGAATAGTAGGCTGGATCGTGCTTTCCTGCGTTTTGGTTGGCGGCGGCGCGGTTTTATCGGCCGGAGGGAAGTAGAGCGGCCCTTTCAGACCGCAGCCCGTCAGGCTGAACAGAGTCAGCACTACGGCCAGCGTGCGAAACAGATCTTTCATTATCATTGCCTGTGAGTTGATTCTTACTGCGCTCTATCATCGCAGGAGAAGACACAAAAGCAAGAGTTTGCACGTTTAGGGCAACGGGAAATGTTTCGCGTTATACTGCGGCCATCATAAAAAACAGGAAAGCAGAATGAACGATTCAGAATTTCATCGCCTCGCCGACGGCCTGTGGCTCACCATCGAAGAACGCCTGGATGAGTGGGACGGCGACAGCGATATCGACTGTGAAATCAACGGCGGCGTGTTAACCCTCAGCTTTGAAAACGGCAGTAAAATCATCATTAACCGTCAGGAGCCGCTGCACCAGGTGTGGCTGGCGACAAAACAGGGCGGTTACCATTTCAGTCTCAAAGGGAATGAGTGGGTCTGCGATCGCAGCGGCGAAACCTTCTGGGATCTGCTGGAGAAGGCCGCAAGCCAGCAAGCCGGCGAAAGCGTCACTTTCCGCTAAGAGGCACTGCCCGGGAGACCGGGCAGCAATATCAGGAGAAGTACTGCTGCAACAGCGGTGCAGCGTTATCCTGATTGGCCGGCGATGCGGTGCTGATTGCCTGGTTGCGGAACGGGATCACCTGCGCGCGCCCTTCAACATTCACAATCTGGTAGAACTGCGGCAGGTTGAAGTTGATAAAGCTTGAGCCGTAGGTAAAACGATCGTGGGAGGAGGAGAAGAAGCGGCTTACGTCACGCACCAGCTCCTCTTTGCTACCTTCACAGTGGTGATACACTTCGGCGCGGTTGCTCTCATCCAGAATATAGATGTTAAAGCCCTCTTCCCCCGCCTCTTCAAAGAAGAACTGAATAATCCCTTCGCTGGCAAAGCCATCCACCACCGCCGGTAATTCGACGTGGTTGGTTTCCACCTGCACCGACAAACCGTGCAGCTTGTTGTGGGAGATAGCCCCGTAAAACTCAATGGCGTTTTCCAGCTTCTGCACCGAAACGTTCACGCGCTCGAAGAACAAGCCCCAGGTTTGCCCCGCCACGCGCAGCGCTTTAAAGCGACCCGTTTCGTGACGCGTCGTTGAGAGGCGTAGCTCGATACATTCAGAGACCAGCTGCTGCACGCGGGTGCGGATCAGGCCGCGCAGATGCTGGCTATAACAGAAGACCTCGACGCTGTCCGGCGGCGCAGCATCCTGGTGCATTTTGCCGAGGATGGTTTTCAGCGCTTCAATCATCGCCTGCTCACCGTTGAAGTGCAGGGTACGCACTTCGTTCCACGAGTTGCGGTAGAGCAGATCGACGCTGCCAACGAGGCAATTTTGCTGCTCGCCAAAGCTGAAGACATCAAGCTTACGGAAATCAAAGTGCACCACCTGGTTACGGAACGCCGCTGTCGGGTCGTACTCCAGGTTGACGATAATCGCCAGGTGGCGGATTTCGCACGGGCTGTAGAGCGCTTTCGGCGTCGGTGCAGGCAGGCGCAGCGGGAAGTGGTGCGAAACATCAGCAACCATCTCCTGCAGCTTCGGCAGATCGACAATGCCGTTGCCCTTAATAAACAGGCGCGTACGCGACGTCAGCAGGCCGTTAAACCACGCCCAGGCCACCAGCTTATTCAGGTAGCGGTTATACTCCAGCGGCTGATGGCTGACGATGGAGTCCATATTCGGCGCGCGGTTATAGAGATACCAACCGGTGCGGTTGGCGCGCCCCGGCGGCACATGAATAAAGGTTAAATTCGGTTCGGAGAGATCCGGTGAAATCTGCGGGTTCACCAGCGTCACTTTGCCCGGCAACGCTTCAAACGCCGCGTAGAGTTTACGGGTCAAGACACCGATATCCTGCGGGCTGGCGGAGACGCTCAGGTTATTACGGCGGGCAAAGCGGATCAGGTTGCGGTAGCTCTGCATCATCGCATCAAGCAGCTCATTGTGCGCTTCACGCACCTGATCGATTTTCCAGTTAGCGCGGTTATCGAGCATCGCGAGGCGCGCTTCATCCCAGCCCCACTCTTTTACTAACTGCGTGATCACTTCGCGACGCCAGCCGACGCAGGCGCGTTCGCGGCTCAGCTTTTCACACACTTTTAAGTAGAAACATCGACGCACCAGATCCAGACGCGTCGGATCCTCAATCGCCTGCAGATAGTGCGTCACGCGCTCAAGCATCATGCAGTAGTGATCGAGGCCAAAGGAGACGATCTCGCCGTCGTGCAGGCGCTGTTTGATATCTTTCGCCAGCAGGCGGGTATTCGGATATTCCCAGGAGTAGGCTTCGAGCAGCAGGGTTTTCAGCACCGCTTTATAGGGCGAGTCAATGCTCTTATAGAGCTGCCACAGGCTGGCGCCAAAATACTCTTCCGCCGAGAGCGAGCTTAAGCCGCCCAGATCGAGCCACTCGTTCGGCGTCAGCACGCCCTGCGCGTAGAGCGTCATGACGTAATCGTCGTAATTCTCCTCTTCGTCGCCCGGCACCATATTCCACAGAATACGTTTACCTGCCAGGCGCACGGCGGTGCGGTAGAACTCATCGAGCAGTAAAATGTGCTGCGTTGAGCCGCAATCTTCGCCGCCGAGGCTGCCGCTTTCATTATGGCGGAAGCGGTTCTCATCAATCAGGAAGAAGCTCACTTCCACGCCGAGGGAGGCCGCCCAGCTCTCAAGCAGGCTGCATTTACGCTGTAGCAGCTGGCGCTCGTCGTTATCGAGCCAGGATTGGTGGCAGACCCAGATATCAAGGTCCGAAGAGCAGCTCTGCCCAACCGAGGAGGTGCTGCCCATGGAGTAGACACCGGTGATCGGCAGCTCGCCGGTCGGCGCATCCTGCGCAGGTAGGCCACGGTTCAGCTCAAGTTCGTTCAGGTAGTGAAGTTGGTTTTCATCAGGCGTGTAGAGGCAAATGCCATTGGGAACGTTACCGTCAAGGTAGCCAGGCATCAGCGGATGGTGATAGTGCAGTAATGTCGGCAGCAGACTGTAAACCTGCTGAAAAGCAGGGCCCATGGCAGCAAGCGCGCGATCCACACGCAGTTGATTAATGGCATCCAGTCGCTGTTTCAGCGTCTCAATATAGAGGTACAAGACATATCGCCTGATGTTTTATACACACCTTCATGCTGATGTTTTGTAGGCCGCAGCTTGAAAAGGGGTGCGTAGACAGAGAATCCAAAAGTAGCCGTTGCCCTTTTTTCGTCGTTATCGTTATGGGAGGACAGACGAAAAAATGGTCTAAAACGTGATCAATCTAACACCTTGCTCATTGACCGTAAAGAAAGATGCGCTACAAACCAGTTTAGCATTAAACGCACCCTGTAAATTCCGAATTACATCCCCCGCTGCGCCTGTTGCGCGGGGCGAGACCCGCAATCGACCGTGAACACTGACACCCTAATGCAACAGTGTTAGGATGGTCAACGGACGAAATTGACGGTATCAAGCATGGTAGACAATGTTTTAAGAATTGCCACACGGCAAAGCCCGCTTGCGCTCTGGCAGGCACATTATGTAAAAGCGCGCCTTGAAGCGAGCCATCCGGGGTTATCAGTGGAACTGGTGCCGATGGTAACGCGCGGCGATGTGATCCTTGATACGCCGCTGGCGAAAGTGGGCGGCAAAGGTCTGTTCGTCAAAGAGCTTGAACGGGCACTGCTCGACAACCACGCCGACATCGCCGTGCACTCAATGAAAGATGTGCCGGTCGACTTTCCCGATGGCCTCGGCCTTGTGACGATTTGCGAACGCGACGATCCGCGCGATGCTTTTGTATCGAACCGCTATAAAGCGCTGGACGAACTGCCCGCAGGCAGTATTGTCGGCACCTCCAGTTTACGTCGCCAGTGTCAGCTGGCTGCGCTGCGCCCCGATCTGGTGATCCGCTCCCTGCGCGGCAACGTGGGTACTCGCCTGAGCAAGCTCGATAACGGCGAATACGATGCGATTATCCTCGCCGTCGCCGGTCTTAACCGCCTGGGTCTGAGCGATCGCGTACGCTGGGCGCTGCCGCCGGAGATCTCACTCCCGGCCGTAGGCCAGGGCGCGGTCGGCGTTGAGTGCCGTCTTGACGATGCGCGCACCCGTGCGCTGCTGCAGCCGTTGAACCATGATGAGACCGCAATCCGCGTTAAAGCCGAGCGGGCGATGAATACCCGTCTTGAAGGTGGATGCCAGGTGCCGATCGGCAGCTATGCTGAACTGATCGGCAGCGAGCTCTGGTTACGCGGGCTGGTTGGCGCGCCGGATGGTTCGACGATGATACGCGGCGAGCGCCGTGGTCGGCCGGAAGATGCGGTTGAAATGGGCATCTCACTGGCGGAAGAGCTGTTAGATAACGGCGCACGCGCCATTCTTGCTGATATTTACAACGGAGAAGCCCCTGCATGAGTATCCTGGTCACCCGTCCCTCTCCCTCCGGAGAAGAGTTAGTGAGCCGACTGCGCACACTGGGTTTGGTGGCCTGGAGCTTTCCGTTGATTGAATTTACGCCGGGCCGCGAGTTGCCATTATTGCCTGAGCGGCTCGCCAAGCTCGGCGCACATGATCTCGCGTTTGTCCTGTCACAGCATGCTGTCTCCTTCGCGCACGCCCATTTGCAGCAGGCTGGCCTCTCTTTCCCAATGGAACCAGCCTGGTTTGCTATCGGGCGCACCACCGCGCTCGCGCTACATACGGTAAGCGGCATTGATGTGCGCTACCCTCACGACCGGGAAATCAGCGAAGTGTTGCTACAATTACCTGAATTGCAAGATGTTCAGGGCAAGCATGCGCTAATCTTACGGGGCAACGGCGGACGCGAACTGTTGGCAGAGACGTTGACTGAGCGCGGCGCACAGGTTGAATTTTGCGAGTGTTATCAACGCAGTGCAAAATTTTATGACGGTGCAGAAGAAGCGATGCGCTGGCATACGCGGGGCGTCTCAACGCTGGTGGTCACCAGCGGCGAAATGCTGCAGCAACTTTTTTCACTTATTCCTCCCTGGTATCGGGAGAACTGGTTACTTCGCTGCCGCCTGGTGGTGGTAAGCGAACGTCTGGCGAACCTTGCCCGGGAACTGGGCTGGCAAGACATTCAGGTCGCTGACAATGCCGACAACGATGCGCTGCTTCGCGCATTACAATAACTCTCATAATGGGAAGCCATAATGACGGAACACGAAAACTCCTCCGCCGTGGTTGAAGAGACCAAAGCGGCTGACGGCGTAACGCCGCCGCCGGAGAAAGCAGAGAAGAAGAGACGCGCTAACAGGACCAGCCTCGCGCTAAGCGCGATCGCCATCGCTATTGCGCTGGCATCGGGCGCCGGGCTTTATGGCTGGGTGAAGCATCAAAATGCAACCCTGCAAACCACTAACGGCGAAATTGCTGACCAACTGATCGCGCTGCAACAGACGCAGGATAAGCAGCGTAGCGAGCTGGAAGGGGTGATTAAACAGCAGGCTGATGCGCTGGCGGCAGAAAAACGCCAAAGCGAAGCGCTGGCGAAGCAGCTTGATGAAGTGCAGCAGAAAGTCGCGACCATCTCCGGCTCCGATGCCAGGACCTGGCAGCTGGCGCAGGCCGATTTCCTCGTCAAGCTGGCGGGTCGCAAGCTGTGGAGCGATCAGGATGTCACCACCGCAGCCGCGCTGCTGAAAAGCGCTGACGCAAGCCTGGCGGATATGAACGATCCGAGCCTGATTACTGCGCGCCGCGCCATCACTGACGATATCGCCAGCCTCTCATCTGTGGCCCAGGTCGATTATGACGGTGCCATTCTTAAGCTGAACCAGCTCTCTAATCAGATCGATAACCTGCGGCTGGCGGACAATAACGACGATGATTCGCCGATGGATGCCGACAGCGGCGAGCTCTCAAGCTCCATCAGCGAGTGGCGCGTCAACCTGCAAAAAAGCTGGCGCAATTTTATGGACAGCTTTATTACCATTCGCCGCCGGGATGAGACCGCCGTGCCGCTGTTAGCGCCAAATCAGGATGTCTATCTGCGCGAGAATATCCGCTCGCGTCTGCTGGTTGCGGCGCAGGCCGTGCCGCGTCACCAGGAAGAGACCTATAAACAGGCGCTGGATAACGTGTCGACGTGGGTTCGCGCCTACTACGATACTGACGATGCGGCCACCAAAGCGTTTCTCGAAGAGGTGGATAAGCTCGGCCAGCAATCTATCGCTATGGAGCTGCCTGAATCGCTCCAGAGCCAGCCTATTCTGGAAAAACTGATGCAGACCCGCGTGCGCAATCTGCTCGCGCAGCCCGCTGTGCCGTCTGAACAGGCCCCATCAGCGCCCGCTGATGCAGCGCAGGGAGAATAATTATGCTGAAAGTATTATTGCTTTTTGCACTGCTTCTCGCTGGTATTGTGCTTGGCCCAATGCTCGCCGGGCATCAGGGCTATGTGCTGATCCAGACGGATAACTACAACATTGAAACCAGCGTCACCGGTCTGGTGATTTTACTGGTGTTGACGCTGGTGGTGATGTTCGCACTGGAGTGGCTGCTGCGCCGTATCTTCCGCACCGGTGCGCATACCCGCGGCTGGTTTATGGGTCGTAAGCGCCGTCGTGCGCGCAAGCAGACGGAACAGGCGTTGCTGAAGCTGGCGGAAGGCGATTATCAGCAGGTTGAGAAGCTGATGTCGAAAAATGCCGATCACGCAGAGCAGCCGTTGGTTAACTACCTGCTGGCAGCGGAAGCTGCACAGCAGCGCGGCGATGAAATGCGCGCTAATCAACATCTTCAGCGTGCCGCTGAGTTGGCAGAAAATGATCCGATTCCGGTAGAAATCACGCGCGTTCGTCTGCAACTGGCGCGCAATGAAAACCATGCTGCACGCCATGGCGTTGATAAACTGCTGGAGATCGCGCCGCGCCATCCGGAAGTGCTGCGTCTGGCGGAACAGGCCTATATTCGCACCGGTGCATGGACATCGCTGCTCGATATCACTCCTTCGATGGCGAAAGCTAACGTTGGCGATGAAGAGCACCGCGACAGGCTGCAACAGCAGGCGTGGATCGGCATTATGGATCAAGCTCGCGCCGATCAGGGTAGCGACGGCTTGAAGGGCTGGTGGAAGAATCAGAGCCGTAAGACGCGCCACCAGGTAGCGCTGCAGGTGGCCATGGCGGAGCACTTAATTGAGTGCGACGATCACGACACCGCGCAGGAGATCATCCTCGACGGCCTGAAACGACAATATGACGATCGTCTGGTGCTGGTGATCCCGCGCCTGAAGACCAACAACCCGGAACAGGTTGAAAAAGTGCTGCGTCAGCAGATCAAAACCCAGGGCGATCGCCCGCTGCTGTGGAGCACGCTCGGCCAGTCGCTGATGAAACACGGCGAGTGGCAAGAAGCGACGGTCGCATTTCGCGCCGCGCTGAAACAGCGCCCGGATGCATTTGACTACGCATGGCTCGCCGACTGTCTCGACCGCCTGCGCCAGCCTGAAGAGGCCGCAACGATGCGTCGTGACGGCCTGCTGTTAACGTTGCAGAACAATCCCCCAGCTTAACCTTCCCTTCGCGTTACAGAATTTGTCTGTAGCGCGAGTCTTCTC is a genomic window containing:
- the uvrD gene encoding DNA helicase II, encoding MDVSYLLDSLNDKQRDAVAATRSNMLVLAGAGSGKTRVLVHRIAWLMTVENCSPFSIMAVTFTNKAAAEMRHRIGQLMGTTQGGMWVGTFHGLAHRLLRAHHMDAKLPQDFQILDSEDQLRLLKRLIKAMNLDEKQWPARQGMYYINGQKDEGIRPHHIQSFGNPVEQTWQKVYQAYQEACDRAGLVDFAELLLRAHELWLNKPHILQHYRERFTNILVDEFQDTNNIQYAWIRLLAGDTGKVMIVGDDDQSIYGWRGAQVENIQRFLTDFPGAQTIRLEQNYRSTSNILSAANALIENNNGRLGKKLWTEGSNGEPISLYCAFNELDEARFVVNRIKAWQDDGGQLTQCAILYRSNAQSRVLEEALLQASMPYRIYGGMRFFERQEIKDALAYLRLIANRNDDAAYERVVNTPTRGIGDRTLDVVRQTSRERQLTLWQATRELLQEKALAGRAAGALQRFLELIDALAQETADMPLHVQTDRVISDSGLRAMYEQEKGEKGQTRIENLEELVTATRQFSYNEEDEDLMPLQAFLSHAALEAGEGQADTWQDAVQLMTLHSAKGLEFPQVFIVGMEEGMFPSQMSLDEGGRLEEERRLAYVGVTRAMQKLTLTYAETRRLYGKEVYHRPSRFIGELPEECVEEVRLRASISRPVSHQRMGTPVAQSDTGYKLGQRVRHAKFGEGTVVNMEGSGEHSRLQVAFQGQGIKWLVAAYAKLETV
- the yigB gene encoding 5-amino-6-(5-phospho-D-ribitylamino)uracil phosphatase YigB, coding for MRFYRPPGEISAITFDLDDTLYDNRLVIQRTEQESLTFLQGYHPALSTLENSEFKRLRQSLRETEPDIYHDVTEWRRRAVERAMLDAGLTADEAAAGAEAAMANFAHWRSRIDVPEETHDTLAKLAEKWPLVAITNGNAQPELFGLGDYFKFVLRAGPDGRSKPFSDMYHRAAERLGVPIGNILHVGDDLTTDVAGAIRCGMQACWIKPEGADLLQASDSRLLPHMEISRLASLTTLI
- the xerC gene encoding tyrosine recombinase XerC, encoding MTASPLFPLVTRFLRYLGVERQLSPITLRNYQRQLDAIMAMAGDLGLKSWQQCDAATVRSIATRSRRKGLGAASLALRLSALRSFFDWLVSQGELPANPAKGVSAPKAARHLPKNIDVDDVSRLLEIDINDPLAVRDRAMLEVMYGAGLRLSELVNLDIKHLDLESGEVWVLGKGSKERRVPIGRNAVSWVEHWLDLRELFGAQDDALFLSKLGKRISARNVQKRFAEWGIKQGLNSHVHPHKLRHSFATHMLESSGDLRGVQELLGHANLSTTQIYTHLDFQHLASVYDAAHPRAKRGK
- a CDS encoding DUF484 domain-containing protein; amino-acid sequence: MKQPGEELQETLTELEDQTVADYLVRHPDFFIRNARLVEQMRVPHAVRDTVSLVEWHMARSRNHINVLEENMTLLMEQASANEGLFYRLLRLQSRLASAPSLDEMLNRLHRWARDLGLAGATVRLFPDRWRLGAPSRYTHLSLSRQAFEPLRIQRLGHQHHYLGSLNGPELLLLLPEAKAIGSVAMSLMGQDGSLGVVLFSSRDPHHYQHGQGTQLLEEIAQMLPDLLERWIARA
- the dapF gene encoding diaminopimelate epimerase, producing the protein MQFSKMHGLGNDFMVVDAVTQNLFFSPELIRRLADRHLGVGFDQLLVVEPPYDPELDFHYRIFNADGSEVSQCGNGARCFARFVRLKGLTNKRDIRVSTANGRMVLSVTEDELVRVNMGEPNFEPSQVPFRANKAEKTYIMRAAEQTVLCGVVSMGNPHCVIQVDSVENAPVETLGPVLESHERFPERANIGFMQVIKTDHIRLRVFERGAGETQACGSGACAAVAVGIQQGLLAESVRVELPGGRLDIAWKGPGQPLYMTGPAAHVYDGFIHL
- a CDS encoding lipoprotein — encoded protein: MKDLFRTLAVVLTLFSLTGCGLKGPLYFPPADKTAPPPTKTQESTIQPTIPDSNDRGDTGSPTQVNY
- the cyaY gene encoding iron donor protein CyaY, with the translated sequence MNDSEFHRLADGLWLTIEERLDEWDGDSDIDCEINGGVLTLSFENGSKIIINRQEPLHQVWLATKQGGYHFSLKGNEWVCDRSGETFWDLLEKAASQQAGESVTFR
- the cyaA gene encoding class I adenylate cyclase, whose protein sequence is MYLYIETLKQRLDAINQLRVDRALAAMGPAFQQVYSLLPTLLHYHHPLMPGYLDGNVPNGICLYTPDENQLHYLNELELNRGLPAQDAPTGELPITGVYSMGSTSSVGQSCSSDLDIWVCHQSWLDNDERQLLQRKCSLLESWAASLGVEVSFFLIDENRFRHNESGSLGGEDCGSTQHILLLDEFYRTAVRLAGKRILWNMVPGDEEENYDDYVMTLYAQGVLTPNEWLDLGGLSSLSAEEYFGASLWQLYKSIDSPYKAVLKTLLLEAYSWEYPNTRLLAKDIKQRLHDGEIVSFGLDHYCMMLERVTHYLQAIEDPTRLDLVRRCFYLKVCEKLSRERACVGWRREVITQLVKEWGWDEARLAMLDNRANWKIDQVREAHNELLDAMMQSYRNLIRFARRNNLSVSASPQDIGVLTRKLYAAFEALPGKVTLVNPQISPDLSEPNLTFIHVPPGRANRTGWYLYNRAPNMDSIVSHQPLEYNRYLNKLVAWAWFNGLLTSRTRLFIKGNGIVDLPKLQEMVADVSHHFPLRLPAPTPKALYSPCEIRHLAIIVNLEYDPTAAFRNQVVHFDFRKLDVFSFGEQQNCLVGSVDLLYRNSWNEVRTLHFNGEQAMIEALKTILGKMHQDAAPPDSVEVFCYSQHLRGLIRTRVQQLVSECIELRLSTTRHETGRFKALRVAGQTWGLFFERVNVSVQKLENAIEFYGAISHNKLHGLSVQVETNHVELPAVVDGFASEGIIQFFFEEAGEEGFNIYILDESNRAEVYHHCEGSKEELVRDVSRFFSSSHDRFTYGSSFINFNLPQFYQIVNVEGRAQVIPFRNQAISTASPANQDNAAPLLQQYFS